Below is a window of Leishmania major strain Friedlin complete genome, chromosome 29 DNA.
TGCTTCCATACGTCGTTCTCGGAGCAGAAGTCGGCCGACTGGCGAAAGAGCTGCTCGACCATCGGGTAATTCTCCATCTCCCAGTAGATGTTCGCCTGCGCCATGAGAACGGGGATGTATTCCTCCAAGGTGACGTCATAGGtccgcaccgccgtcttTGCAACCGCCGCGTCCTGGCTCTGGTCAGCCTCCTGAATGCGGCGCGTCATGTTGCGCAGCTGTTGTACCATCTTTTGCGCGAGAATGTCGAACTTGCGGTACGCCTCCGCCGGCGAAGTCTGGGCGGTGATGAGGCCATCAAGGAAGTCATAGAGCGATTGGTTGTTCTGCGAGAGGTACTGCCACGCAAGGTGCGGGTTCTCGGCTAGCACGTCGGCGGCTAGGTCGTAGTACTGGTATTTGCAGTAGAAGAGAAGCAGATTCTGAAACGTCTCTGGCGGGAAGGGCGGGTTCTGTAGGAGAAAGTTGAACTTCTTGAATGCGTTCGTCGGGTTCTCGTCCATGTTGATGAGAGCGGTGTTGTGCAGCGTGACAGGGTCGAGCTCGGCATCGGTGCGGGGCGGCATATCCGTAAGTGCCTCCTTGGCGGCCTGCATGTTCTTCGAAGCATACTCGATGGCCGCCTTGAGGTTGAAGGCTTCGATGAGGGCGGTCTCCCTCAGTAGCTGAGTGTTGCCCACAGAGCGCGCCTCACCTCCCTCGGTGTTCGTGCCAATGTTCAGCTCTGGGTGctcctcgacgccgcggtCGATGATCTCAGCCaagtgccgcagcgccggaCCGTACTGCTCCATCTTGTAGTACATGAGCGCCATGTTGtacgtcagcgccgccgagaAACCGACGGCGTTCTGAGCCTCCTTGAacttctccagcgcctcctcgtagCTACCCTCCTTACTcagcacgcaggcacgcagaaCGAGCATGTCCGTGTCGGTCTCCGGGGCTTGATCGAGGAATGACTTTGTCTGCGGGATGTCCTCCTGCTCATACGCGATGGCCGCCTGCAGTTTGTTGAGTGTGGTCTGATTTTGTGGTGAGGTGATCAGGGTACACAGACGGTTGCTCTCCGCGTAGGCACCGGCCTTGTAGAGGGACTGGGCGTAGTACACCCGGTACTCTTCAATGTTAGGGCAGATCTTCGTTAGCTGCTCGTAGAGACTGGCCGCCTCGCCGTAGTCGCCCATCATGTAGTAGCAATATGCCATgagcgacgcggctgcgcggctgcgcgggaactcctccagctgcgtcGCCAGCAACTCCACGGCCTCTTCGTACTGATGGTCGCGGATGTAGCCGTATACGGTGGAGGTGAAGGTGCCCTCTTGCACCTGCGCCTGGATGCGGCCGAGCGTGGTGCCGCCAcccatcgtcgtcgtcggccgcATAGGCCCGGTATGAGAGGAACCTGTGGCGGAGAAAGCCATCCccgtcggcggcggggcCATTCCGGTGGTGGGGCGCATAGACATCATTCTGTTGTTGTCGCAACTGGGGGAGCAGATAACGGATATGACACCAAGAGATACGGTCAGACAGTCGGAGAGTGGAGTGGTGGGGCAGGTGGGCGGTGCCTGCGTGGGCTGGCTTGTGTGTACAACTATATACCGCCTTCAACTGTGCGGGCTGAAGAAATAGCCAAGGCGCAAGCGGGGGTGAGGCTGTAGAGGCGAGACGTCGCGCGACGGGCGTGCATTGCACGAGGGCAGCCAGTTGCAGCGTGGAAGGCAGATGCGGGCaaagaaaggaggagaggaagagaacaGTCGCACAagagaacacacacgcagaccGGTGCTGCACGTCCATCACATGAGCGAGAACGCAGACCGCCACTTGGTGATGCGTATGGGCCTGCATTGCGACTCTCGAAGGCCGGGTCGGCGTGCAGTATCTAGCTTTCTCTTGCTAGGTCGACGCCCTTTGTGGACTGCAACTGCGCCCCGtcatcgccgctgtcgccctTGAACCCCCACGCTGCTCCCGCCGCACTCCCCTCCATCGACATGTGCCCACACTTCCTATGCACCCAGAGGTGGCACAGGGCAATCGATCGCGTAAGTGCTCTGCATAGTACACACATGGAGGAACAAAGAGAGCGGAACTAAGGCGCACACGTTCCTGCCGGCTGTTGTGCTGACTCCTCACCCACTGACGGGCTCACGCAGTTTCCGTTTTACACTGTGCACACTGTAAAAACTCCCACACACTCGTTGGCTGCAGTCCGGGCAAACCCtcaagagagaaagagagagaaaacagaaagcagcgccgctgttcGCGATACGGTGGGAACGTCCGCCTCATATGAGAGCCACGCACTGCTCGTCCTTGCGCTTGCGGGTGGCCATTTGAACGAACAGCAGATGCTTCCCTTCCAGGTTGTAGTAGCGGTGCCAGACAACCAtcatcagcagcgccaccccaCTCGTGTGCAGGCTCAACAACGCAAGTACTGTGGAGGTCGCGTTCGCAGTCGCCACCACGGCAGGGAAAGCACTCGACAACGACGCCTGCTCCAAGgccagcgcagctgcggcccTCTGCAGCGCCGAAGCAGCCTGGGTGATGGTGCTGTTGTCAATGATGGCGGGTGGGGCCAGCACGA
It encodes the following:
- a CDS encoding conserved hypothetical protein (previous protein_id=AAZ09466.1); this encodes MMSMRPTTGMAPPPTGMAFSATGSSHTGPMRPTTTMGGGTTLGRIQAQVQEGTFTSTVYGYIRDHQYEEAVELLATQLEEFPRSRAAASLMAYCYYMMGDYGEAASLYEQLTKICPNIEEYRVYYAQSLYKAGAYAESNRLCTLITSPQNQTTLNKLQAAIAYEQEDIPQTKSFLDQAPETDTDMLVLRACVLSKEGSYEEALEKFKEAQNAVGFSAALTYNMALMYYKMEQYGPALRHLAEIIDRGVEEHPELNIGTNTEGGEARSVGNTQLLRETALIEAFNLKAAIEYASKNMQAAKEALTDMPPRTDAELDPVTLHNTALINMDENPTNAFKKFNFLLQNPPFPPETFQNLLLFYCKYQYYDLAADVLAENPHLAWQYLSQNNQSLYDFLDGLITAQTSPAEAYRKFDILAQKMVQQLRNMTRRIQEADQSQDAAVAKTAVRTYDVTLEEYIPVLMAQANIYWEMENYPMVEQLFRQSADFCSENDVWKQNVAHVFFMQETKFKEAIRYYSPVVEANRENILNCSAIVLANLCVSYIMTAQNEQAEEIMRRIERAEERLTYEDSSKQPLHLCIVNLVIGTLYCSKGNFEFGISRIIKSLEPYDRKIMTDTWFYAKRCFLALAMNLAKHMVSLKDSSFEEILFFFDQADLHGEKIFAFIHPDPSKQDTSPRNTARWEARQLKKLYLTLKE